In one Nicotiana tomentosiformis chromosome 6, ASM39032v3, whole genome shotgun sequence genomic region, the following are encoded:
- the LOC138894761 gene encoding uncharacterized protein: protein MTHQVSAIVHSMAPKLEDHGGFTIPYTIGSADFAKALCDLGASINLIPYSVFKTLGIGQPRPTSMRLQMADCTMKRPLGIIDDVLVCVDKFILLEDFVILDCEVDYEVPIILGRPFLTTRKTLVDVEADELTFWVGDENVVFHVCKSMRQSNSNEVCSFVDLVTK from the coding sequence atgacacatcaagtgagtgctattgtgcactcaatggctccgaaattaGAAGATCACGGCGGTTTCACAATCCCTTACACTATTGgaagcgccgactttgccaaagctctatgtgatctaggggcgagtatcaacttgattccCTACTCAGTGtttaaaactttgggaattgggcaaccaagacccacatctatgaggttacaaatggcggattgtactatgaagagaccattaggtattattgatgatgtgttggtttgtgttgataagttcatcctcctgGAAGACTTTGTAATTCTTGATTGCGAAgtagactatgaggtgcctattatcttgggtagacctttccttactACACGGAagactcttgttgatgtggaagccgatgAGCTCACTTTTTgggtgggcgatgaaaatgtggttttccatgtgtgcaaatctatgaggcaatcaaatagcaacgaagtttgttcgtttgtggacttagtgaccaagtga